The Candidatus Omnitrophota bacterium genomic interval TATGATAATATTGTTAAATTAGTTAGGAGTAAAGGAATCTATATTCTAGGTATATTGCATTACAGTACAGGTTGGGCTTCCTCATGCAGAGAATGGAATTGTCCGCCTAAAGATAACACTTTATTTATTAATTACACAAACAAAGTTATCCAACGCTATAAGGAACAGATTAAATACTGGGAGATTTGGAATGAGCCGGATTCTGTTACCTATTGGAAACAACAGGATGGCCTTAAGTCTTACTGCGTTTTATTAAAAGAAGTATATCTTGCGGCTAAGAAAATTGATCCGGATTGTAAAATTTTAAATGGCGGCCTTGCTAATGGGCTCTCAAGTATCAACCATCTTTATGATAACGGCGCAAAAGATTATTTTGACATATTAAACCTGCATTTTTTTCAAAACCCATTATTCGGGAACAATGCCATGAGAGCTATAGCCACTTTCCCTAAGCTTGCTTATAAGATAATGGTGCGTAACGGGGATGCAAATAAGAAAATATGGATAACTGAAATTGGTTGTCCGGGAGTAAGGACGGGATTACAAACAAATAACTGGTGGCTGGGAGATAATCCCAGTGAATCTGAGCAGTCCAGGTGGCTTAAAGATGTGTATATTGAATTGTTAAAAAATCCGCGGGTAGAGAAGATTTTTTGGGCATTTTTCCGGGATACTAAAGATCACTGGAAAAATGGAGTGGATTATTTTGGTTTAGTGCGTTGGGATTATTCGTGTAAACCTTCTTTTAAGGCTTATCAAGAATGTTTTAAAGAATGGAAAAGAGATAAGAATTTAAAAAAATAATGGTATACTTAAAGTAAGGGGGGTGATTTTCTTGAAAAAGAAAATAATGATAATTGATGATGAAGAGAATTTCGCCTTATTACTTAAAATACGCCTTGAGTATTCCGGTAGTTACGAAGTTATGGCTGCCACCGAGGCAAAAGATATAATTGAACGTATCCATGTTTTTAAGCCGGATGTTATTCTGTTAGATTTACTTATGCCTGGTATCGGAGGGTTGGATGTTTGCGAAATGCTTAATAATGACCCTTTTGGCCAGGCTATTCCGATAATAGTAGTTTCGGGATTAGATAAAAGTGCGGATAAGATTGAGGCTTTTAAATTGGGAATTACTGATTATTTTGTTAAGCCTGTTGATGATGCCAAGCTTATTGAAGCGATAGAAAAAGCTATAAAATCTAAATCAGAGCAATCCTAAGTTTTAATTAGTGCGGAGGAAGAGACTTGAACTCTTATGGGTTGCCCCACACGCTTCTGAGACGTGCGCGTCTGCCATTCCGCCACCCCCGCAAAAATCAGATTTAAGTATATCTTAGCTCACTAATCCTGTCAACCGGTTAAAACTAGGGGACGGTTCTGCTTTTCTCGAGGCTAACGCTAGAAAAGTAGAACCGTCCTCTTGATTTAAATGAATTGCGGCTGCGTTTTTTTGCTGTTATAATACGAGTTTACTAAGGAGCCTGCCTGCCGGCAGGGAGAAAAGAGTGTTTTTGGAACATTTTAAGATTACCGGTTTTGCTATGGCCCAGATATTTATTTTGGGGGCTTTAGGTTATATTTTGGTGAGGAAAAATATGCTTTCCCACTCCGGCCTTGACGCTTTAAGCCGTTTGGTGATACAGGTTATTTTTCCAGCGATGATTTTTACTCAGTTGATGCAGAATTTTAGCTTTAGTCTTTATCCGAATTGGTGGATTTTCCCTCTGGTTAGCCTAGTAATCACTGCTTGTGGACTGTTGGTAGGTTTCTTTTTACTCAAGCTTATTAAATTAAAAAATCATAAATTGCAATTTTTAAGCCTTGTAGGTTTTCAGAACTCCGGGTATTTACCTTTGGCGATGGTAGCATCGATATTTTCAGGTCAACAGATGAGCAGTATTTTTATTTATATATTTCTATTTCTATTGGGTTTTGATCTGGTGGCTTGGTCATTGGGAATGTATATGCTTACCTACGATAAAGAGGCAAAGTTTAAACTTCAGCATATTTTTAGCCCCCCGGTAATTGCAAATTTATCGACCCTCGCTCTTATCGCGCTGGGTTTAAATAAATTTATTCCGGCTGTTTTATCGAAGCCTATTCAAATGGTGAGTAATTGCGCTTTGCCTTTGGCTTTAATTGTCGTCGGGGGAAATGTCGCTTTAGTGCAGCTGAAGAATATTGATAAAAAAACTGTCTTCTTTTTCCTTCTGGGGAAGTTGATTATTCTGCCGGCATTAGGCATATGGGTGGTACTTAAATTGGGGCTACCGCAATTATTTGGTTTTTTAATCGTTATGCAGCTAGCTATGCCTTCGGCGACTTCTTTATCGGTGATTATTCGCCATTACAATAAAGAAGATGCTTTGATTAGCCAAGGAGTATTTTTTAGCCACGTCATTAGCCTGGTTACTATACCGTTATTTTTAGGTTTATATTTATCGCTGGTTGTGCTAAAATGAGTAAGATTATTATAACTAACCGCAAAGCCTATAGGGATTATGAAGTTCTGGAGTCTATAGAAAGCGGCATCGAGCTTAAGGGCTCAGAAGTAAAATCCCTGCGCGCAGGGAAAATTAATTTAGACGATAGCTTTGCTCGTCCTGAGAAAGAAGAACTTTTCTTATATAACGCCCATATTAGCCATTATACAGAGGCTAGTTATTTAAATGTTGATCCGGACCGGCCTCGTAAGCTTCTTTTGCATAAGAATCAGATTCAAAGAATTATTGGAAAACTTACCCAAAAAGGCCTGACTCTAGTTCCATTAAAGATCTATTTCAATGACCGGGGTTTTGTTAAGGTGGATTTAGCGCTTTGTCGTGGAAAGAAACTTTATGATAAGCGAGCAAGTATTAAGCGCAGGGAAACAGACCGTGAAATGCGCAGGGCAGTAAAGAGTAGAAGAAAATAGGTATGGGGGTGAAAGGGTTCGACTTAAGATATGTCGGATAAAAGCAGCATGCCGCGGACGCATGGTTAGCCGCGTTAATAATCCGTGCACAATTCAAACGCAAACACGACAGTGTCACGTTTAGGAACATTTGTCCAGCCGTCTTTTGCGGCTAGACCGATGTTTCTTCCAGCCTACTGCCCTAATTAAGGCAGTAGCCTCTAACCGTCCAGCCTACGGGATGGATTAGGGCCTTGGTAGGATAGTCTCGGCGGTTAGCCTTCCAAACTGGGATGAAATCGAAAAGGCTGCGCTTTGCAAATCCTGCCTTATAGAAGTTGCAAAGCTAAGACAAATTATAAGGCTAAGCATGTAGCGGCTTCTATTCGATTACTTAGGGACGGCGGTTCAATTCCGCCCACCTCCACCAAAAGTTTATGGAAGAAAAACGTAAATCAATCAGAATTAGTAAACCGCTTCTTCTCAGGTTGAAGGACGCAGCCGGAAAATCTCAAATCCTTTATATTAGTAATATTAATCAGGAAGGGATTTGTTTTATCAGCCAGGTTCAGCTTCCGGAAGGAGGGTATGTTGAAGTGTCTTTAAAGCTTCCTGTCCTGCCGCATGAATGGCTTGATTGCAGGTGTAAAGTTTTAGAATCCAAAGACATAACAAAATTTCCCGGAGCTTTTATCAGTGGTTTCCGTAACCGCGTAAAATTTGATTCTATTTCTGAACAGACGATGATATTCATTAAAGACTACTGCGATTTTGCCGTTAAACAGAACAGAGCGCATCTTTGAAGAGGCGTAAGTAAGGAAAATAACAAAAGGCCGATACCGGCACCCATAAGTCAATAGTTGCTATGATGATTAAAAAATTAAATATATTATTTTTCTTAGCCATACTTTTAATCTCTGGTTGCGTCACGGTTCCTACTGGCGAGAATATCGCGACGTATTCAATAGGCGGGAAAACTTATTATCCTTTGGTCAGTTTATGTGATTTACGCGGCGTCCAGATGCAGTATGAGCCGCTCACGCGCACTACCTATCTGAACAGAGATGCTAATTCCGTAAATCTAAGGGCGCAAGATACTTTGGTCTTAGTTAATAATAACGTAATGCATTTAAATTCTCCCATTGATATCTATCAAGGCACGATTGTGGTGCCTCAACAATTTAAGGAACAGGTTTTTGATGTATTATTTAGTCAAGCTACTATGGCCTATCACCGCCGGCCGGGTACAGGTAAAATAAAATTAACTAAGGTGGTTATCGATGCCGGCCATGGAGGCAATGATCCTGGGGCAATTGGTAGAAGTGGTTTGAGAGAGAAAGATGTAAATTTAGATATTGCCAAAAGATTAAGTAATCTTTTAAGGGCAGAAGGTGTTGTGACAGTGCTTACCCGTTCAAGTGACAGGTTTATTTCGTTATCCGGCCGGGTCAATATCGCCAATAAATCAGGGGCAGATTTATTTATCAGTATTCATTCTAATGCTGCGCGTAGCCGTTCGTTGAACGGTTTTGAAGTTTATTATGTTGCTCCCAGTGTAAGTGATTCTAAGCGCGCTGCCCTTACGGCAAGGAGCGCTTCATTAAATTTAAAAGACGCTGTTTTTGCCGGCAGCAATCAGGATTTAAAGGCGATTGTCTGGGATATGATTTATACCAATAGCCGGGCCGAATCAATAGAGCTATCCCGCTCTGTATGTAAGATTATGGATGGTTGTATTGATGCTAATATTTTAGGGGTAAAAAATGCGCGTTTTCAAGTATTAAAAGGGATTAGGATGCCCGGTGTATTGATTGAGGTTGGTTTTGTCTCTAATTCAAATGAAGAAAGATTGTTGAAGACTGGCGCATATCGTCAAAAATTAGCCGAAGGTATATTGGAAGGCCTGCGGGATTATTCACAAGATATGGCATTAGTAGAGTTATTAAAATGAGTTCAATCGGAGTTTTTGATTCAGGGGTAGGAGGGCTTACGGTAGCCAGGGAGATAATTCGCCAGCTGCCTAATGAAAATATAGTTTATTTCGGTGACACTGCCCGTGTCCCTTACGGGATTAAATCACCGCAGACGGTTATCCGTTTTTCGATTGAGAATATTTTATTTTTATTAAAACAGGATGTTAAGCTTATTTGTGTTGCTTGTAATACAGCGTCTAGCTTTGCTCTTCCGGTAATAAAAAATCATTTCCGCGCTCCAATTATCGGTGTCATTACTCCCGGAGTAAGAGAGGCAGTTTATGCCTCGCAGAATAAGCGCATCGGGGTAATCGGGACCAAAGGCACAATCAAAAGCCGTACTTACGAAATAGAGATTAAGCAGCTTGATCCTAAGGCTAAAGTTACCGTCGTAGCCTGTCCTTTGTTTGTTCCTTTTGTTGAAGAGGGTTGGCTTAGCGGTGAAGTTGTTTTGAGTGTGGCCAAAGAGTATTTGAAACCGCTTCGAGAGGCTGGGGTGGATACAGTAATTTTAGGCTGCACGCATTATCCTTTGCTAAAACCGGTGATTCAGGAAATATTAGGTAAAAATGTTACTTTAATTGATTCTGCTAAACAGGTTGCTTTTGAGGTCAAGAAAATTTTAGCCAGCGAAGATATGCTTAATCGCGGTAAGGGTGGTAAGCACAAATTTTATGTCAGCGATAACCCGGAGTGGTTTAGTTCCTTGGCTCAGAGATTTATGGGTAGAAAATTAACTAACGTTAAGAAGGTGGATAATGTATAGTTTAAAAATAGAAGGTACTTTTAGTTCCGCGCATAATTTAAGAGGCTACAAAGGTAAATGTGAGGATTTGCATGGCCATAACTGGCGCATAGAGGCAATCGTTAAATCAGAGAAACTAAATAATATCGGTATAGTGGTAGATTTTAAAGAACTGAAGAAGAAATTAAATGCTGTTTTGGAAGAGTTGGACCATAAATATCTAAATAAACTAGCTTATTTTAAAAAAGTAAACCCAACAAGCGAGAATATCGCAAAATATCTTTATAAGAAACTTGCAACCAAAATTCCCTTATTGAGTTCTGTGACTGTTTGGGAGAATTCTACCAGTTGCGCTACTTATGAAGAATAAATTTCCCAAGCAGGCGGTGGTGCTGCTGTCGGGTGGCCTGGATTCGGCAACGGTTTTATATTTTGCCAAGGCACTTGGCTACACCTGCTACTGTTTAATTTTTGATTATGGACAGCTCCATAAAAAAGAAATCAATTGTGCTGTTAATGTCGCCAAAGCAAGCCGATCAATATATCGAATTTTAAAAATCGATTTTCCCTGGAAAGGCTCAGCGCTCTTAGATAAGAAAATAAAAGTTCCGGATAAAATTACTAAAGGTATTCCGGCCACTTACGTGCCGGCGCGTAACATTATATTTTTAAGTTTTGCTTTGTCATTTGCCGAAACAATTAATGCGCAGGCGATTTTTATTGGAGCGCACGCGCAGGATTATTCCGGATATCCTGATTGCCGGCCTGAGTTTTTTAGGGCTTTTGTTAAAATGGCCAAAGCTGGTACTTTAGGCGCAGGCAAGATTAAAATTTTAGCTCCGTTGTTAAACCGGAAGAAAGCGCAGATTATAAGCCTGGGGCTTAAACTTAATGTACCTTATAAATTAACTTGGTCATGTTATCGTGGGGCAAAAATGCCTTGTGGAAAATGTGATAGTTGCCATTATCGTGCAAAAGGTTTTAAAGAGGCGGGTTTAGTCGATCCGTTAATCGATTGAAGGCCAGGATTTCCGAGATATTTGATAGCGTGCAGGGAGAAGGGCTGTATTTGGGTGAAAAACAGATCTTTGTGCGTTTTTTTAATTGTAACTTAAGCTGTACTTACTGTGATACTAAACCAGACCGGTTTATAGAATATGAACCGCATGAACTTTTTGAAGAGATTAAGCTTTACCGTGATAAATACCATTCTGTTTCATTCACCGGAGGGGAACCGCTTTTATATAAAGATTTTTTAAAAGAGATATTGAAACTTACTTCAAAGCACGGCCATAAGCATTATTTAGAGACAAACGGCACATTATTTTTTGAGTTGGAGGATATAATCGACCGCATAGATATCGTGGCTATGGATCTAAAGTTTCCAAGTTCAAGCGGAATGGGAAATCTTTGGAATATGCACAGGAAGTTTCTTAAGGTTGCTGTTAATAAAGAAGTGTTCCTTAAAGCAATTATTTGCCTGGCTACGCAAAAAGAAGATTTGATGGAGGCACTGAGCCTGATTAGGGAGGTAAGCCCTTCCAGTGTTTTAGTTTTACAGCCG includes:
- the murI gene encoding glutamate racemase, whose protein sequence is MSSIGVFDSGVGGLTVAREIIRQLPNENIVYFGDTARVPYGIKSPQTVIRFSIENILFLLKQDVKLICVACNTASSFALPVIKNHFRAPIIGVITPGVREAVYASQNKRIGVIGTKGTIKSRTYEIEIKQLDPKAKVTVVACPLFVPFVEEGWLSGEVVLSVAKEYLKPLREAGVDTVILGCTHYPLLKPVIQEILGKNVTLIDSAKQVAFEVKKILASEDMLNRGKGGKHKFYVSDNPEWFSSLAQRFMGRKLTNVKKVDNV
- a CDS encoding response regulator, which translates into the protein MKKKIMIIDDEENFALLLKIRLEYSGSYEVMAATEAKDIIERIHVFKPDVILLDLLMPGIGGLDVCEMLNNDPFGQAIPIIVVSGLDKSADKIEAFKLGITDYFVKPVDDAKLIEAIEKAIKSKSEQS
- the smpB gene encoding SsrA-binding protein SmpB, with protein sequence MSKIIITNRKAYRDYEVLESIESGIELKGSEVKSLRAGKINLDDSFARPEKEELFLYNAHISHYTEASYLNVDPDRPRKLLLHKNQIQRIIGKLTQKGLTLVPLKIYFNDRGFVKVDLALCRGKKLYDKRASIKRRETDREMRRAVKSRRK
- the queC gene encoding 7-cyano-7-deazaguanine synthase QueC, whose protein sequence is MKNKFPKQAVVLLSGGLDSATVLYFAKALGYTCYCLIFDYGQLHKKEINCAVNVAKASRSIYRILKIDFPWKGSALLDKKIKVPDKITKGIPATYVPARNIIFLSFALSFAETINAQAIFIGAHAQDYSGYPDCRPEFFRAFVKMAKAGTLGAGKIKILAPLLNRKKAQIISLGLKLNVPYKLTWSCYRGAKMPCGKCDSCHYRAKGFKEAGLVDPLID
- a CDS encoding AEC family transporter — translated: MFLEHFKITGFAMAQIFILGALGYILVRKNMLSHSGLDALSRLVIQVIFPAMIFTQLMQNFSFSLYPNWWIFPLVSLVITACGLLVGFFLLKLIKLKNHKLQFLSLVGFQNSGYLPLAMVASIFSGQQMSSIFIYIFLFLLGFDLVAWSLGMYMLTYDKEAKFKLQHIFSPPVIANLSTLALIALGLNKFIPAVLSKPIQMVSNCALPLALIVVGGNVALVQLKNIDKKTVFFFLLGKLIILPALGIWVVLKLGLPQLFGFLIVMQLAMPSATSLSVIIRHYNKEDALISQGVFFSHVISLVTIPLFLGLYLSLVVLK
- a CDS encoding PilZ domain-containing protein, producing MEEKRKSIRISKPLLLRLKDAAGKSQILYISNINQEGICFISQVQLPEGGYVEVSLKLPVLPHEWLDCRCKVLESKDITKFPGAFISGFRNRVKFDSISEQTMIFIKDYCDFAVKQNRAHL
- the queD gene encoding 6-carboxytetrahydropterin synthase QueD, which encodes MYSLKIEGTFSSAHNLRGYKGKCEDLHGHNWRIEAIVKSEKLNNIGIVVDFKELKKKLNAVLEELDHKYLNKLAYFKKVNPTSENIAKYLYKKLATKIPLLSSVTVWENSTSCATYEE
- a CDS encoding beta-galactosidase, with translation MNKLICSLAIILLVFIYFYAGLPVGRVGKILPQEKLDKDLIKLNKINMDNPFGVLEFLHWNHSWNNYKYPSNLDLEKAVSLMQSAGVGWIRLDFLWEDIEPAEGNFDFAKYDNIVKLVRSKGIYILGILHYSTGWASSCREWNCPPKDNTLFINYTNKVIQRYKEQIKYWEIWNEPDSVTYWKQQDGLKSYCVLLKEVYLAAKKIDPDCKILNGGLANGLSSINHLYDNGAKDYFDILNLHFFQNPLFGNNAMRAIATFPKLAYKIMVRNGDANKKIWITEIGCPGVRTGLQTNNWWLGDNPSESEQSRWLKDVYIELLKNPRVEKIFWAFFRDTKDHWKNGVDYFGLVRWDYSCKPSFKAYQECFKEWKRDKNLKK
- a CDS encoding N-acetylmuramoyl-L-alanine amidase translates to MMIKKLNILFFLAILLISGCVTVPTGENIATYSIGGKTYYPLVSLCDLRGVQMQYEPLTRTTYLNRDANSVNLRAQDTLVLVNNNVMHLNSPIDIYQGTIVVPQQFKEQVFDVLFSQATMAYHRRPGTGKIKLTKVVIDAGHGGNDPGAIGRSGLREKDVNLDIAKRLSNLLRAEGVVTVLTRSSDRFISLSGRVNIANKSGADLFISIHSNAARSRSLNGFEVYYVAPSVSDSKRAALTARSASLNLKDAVFAGSNQDLKAIVWDMIYTNSRAESIELSRSVCKIMDGCIDANILGVKNARFQVLKGIRMPGVLIEVGFVSNSNEERLLKTGAYRQKLAEGILEGLRDYSQDMALVELLK
- a CDS encoding 7-carboxy-7-deazaguanine synthase QueE yields the protein MKARISEIFDSVQGEGLYLGEKQIFVRFFNCNLSCTYCDTKPDRFIEYEPHELFEEIKLYRDKYHSVSFTGGEPLLYKDFLKEILKLTSKHGHKHYLETNGTLFFELEDIIDRIDIVAMDLKFPSSSGMGNLWNMHRKFLKVAVNKEVFLKAIICLATQKEDLMEALSLIREVSPSSVLVLQPNSYENQDVLNVKLSQFREIASRHKVTACVIPQIHKIVGLR